In one Curtobacterium citreum genomic region, the following are encoded:
- a CDS encoding alkene reductase, with the protein MKLFEPADLGALHLRNRIVMAPLTRTRAGAHGVPNDLLVEHYAQRASLGMIITEGTWPVQEGRSYPGQPGIETDEQVAGWRRVADAVHERGGTIVMQLMHGGRVSHTDISGTPRIVGPSAIAAPGQTHLADGSKADMPVPHELTTDEVREAVQGFVRAARNAIAAGLDGVEVHGANGYLVHEFLSPVSNTRTDEYGGSPENRARFAVEVTAAVAEAIGADRVGIRLSPQHNIQGVLEEDDADALATYTAVAEGLAPLGLAFVDVLNAEPGSELVQHVRRTAGAPFIANSGFSSMTTRDEAITLLDGGLADAVAVGRAAIANPDLAERWEQDAALNEPRPELFYGATAEGYTDYPTLAESQEQAA; encoded by the coding sequence GTGAAGCTCTTCGAACCCGCCGATCTCGGCGCACTCCACCTCCGCAACCGCATCGTCATGGCACCCCTGACCCGGACGCGCGCCGGGGCCCATGGTGTCCCGAACGACCTCCTCGTCGAGCACTACGCCCAGCGCGCCTCGCTCGGCATGATCATCACCGAGGGCACCTGGCCCGTGCAGGAGGGCCGCTCCTACCCCGGCCAGCCCGGCATCGAGACCGACGAGCAGGTCGCCGGCTGGCGTCGCGTCGCCGACGCCGTCCACGAGCGCGGCGGCACCATCGTCATGCAGCTCATGCACGGTGGCCGTGTGTCGCACACCGACATCTCCGGCACCCCGCGCATCGTCGGCCCGTCCGCGATCGCTGCCCCGGGCCAGACGCACCTGGCCGACGGCTCGAAGGCCGACATGCCGGTCCCGCACGAGCTCACCACCGACGAGGTCCGCGAGGCTGTGCAGGGCTTCGTCCGCGCCGCCCGCAACGCGATCGCGGCGGGGCTCGACGGGGTCGAGGTGCACGGCGCGAACGGGTACCTGGTCCACGAGTTCCTCTCCCCCGTGTCCAACACCCGCACCGACGAGTACGGCGGCTCCCCGGAGAACCGCGCGCGCTTCGCCGTCGAGGTCACCGCGGCGGTCGCCGAGGCGATCGGCGCGGACCGCGTCGGCATCCGCCTGTCGCCGCAGCACAACATCCAGGGCGTGCTCGAGGAGGACGACGCCGACGCGCTGGCCACCTACACGGCGGTCGCCGAGGGCCTGGCGCCCCTCGGGCTCGCCTTCGTGGACGTCCTGAACGCGGAGCCGGGCAGCGAGCTCGTGCAGCACGTCCGCCGCACCGCGGGCGCGCCGTTCATCGCCAACTCGGGCTTCTCCTCCATGACCACCCGCGACGAGGCGATCACCCTGCTCGACGGTGGCCTCGCGGACGCCGTCGCCGTGGGCCGTGCCGCGATCGCGAACCCGGACCTCGCCGAGCGCTGGGAGCAGGACGCGGCGCTCAACGAGCCACGCCCGGAGCTCTTCTACGGCGCGACCGCCGAGGGGTACACGGACTACCCGACGCTGGCCGAGTCCCAGGAGCAGGCCGCGTAG
- a CDS encoding FAD binding domain-containing protein, giving the protein MNALLASFKVWNAATVGGNVATALPAGAVTALLVTLDATAVVWTTDGGERRVPVAELVTGPRSTTLAPGEVVRAFDVPAAALRQETGFRRVSLSPHGRTGTLVTARWSSTDRDADTGTGAGTATGAGFVLVVTGGVPRPLVLRWDTVPTAAAVDAVLAGHDDWYDDPHGSPTWRRGVSRRFAAELVAEAGATGHSGNRRAGGAR; this is encoded by the coding sequence GTGAACGCCCTGCTCGCGTCCTTCAAGGTGTGGAACGCGGCGACCGTCGGCGGCAACGTCGCGACGGCGCTGCCGGCGGGCGCGGTGACGGCGCTGCTCGTCACGCTCGACGCGACGGCCGTGGTGTGGACGACGGACGGCGGGGAGCGCCGGGTGCCGGTCGCCGAGCTCGTGACGGGACCGCGCTCGACCACGCTCGCCCCGGGCGAGGTCGTCCGTGCGTTCGACGTGCCGGCCGCGGCGCTGCGCCAGGAGACCGGGTTCCGCCGGGTGTCGCTCAGCCCGCACGGCCGGACCGGGACGCTCGTCACCGCACGGTGGAGCAGCACCGACCGCGACGCCGACACCGGCACCGGTGCCGGCACAGCCACCGGTGCCGGCTTCGTCCTGGTCGTCACCGGCGGCGTCCCGCGCCCGCTCGTGCTGCGCTGGGACACCGTCCCGACTGCGGCCGCGGTGGACGCGGTCCTCGCCGGCCACGACGACTGGTACGACGACCCGCACGGCTCCCCCACCTGGCGACGCGGGGTCTCGCGCCGCTTCGCCGCGGAGCTCGTCGCCGAGGCCGGCGCGACCGGGCACAGCGGCAACCGTCGAGCCGGGGGCGCCCGATGA
- a CDS encoding nucleotidyltransferase family protein: protein MTGDPVPERRRVVGVVLAAGAGTRMGTPKALVRSPDGVPWPTLAVDALRAGGCAEVVVVLGAAADRARPHVPTAPDVRVVVAEDWAAGPGASLAAGLRALGDEDTSCVTLVDLPTLPAAVVRRVLGPGSDRDVLRRAVFGERPGHPVLVGPDHRAALLAAVTADPGDRSAGVWLRRAGVTGVDCADLWDGEDRDRDRDGSECPVPSQLP from the coding sequence GTGACCGGCGACCCCGTGCCGGAACGGCGCCGCGTGGTCGGGGTCGTCCTCGCCGCGGGTGCCGGCACCCGGATGGGCACGCCGAAGGCGCTCGTGCGGAGCCCGGACGGCGTGCCGTGGCCGACGCTCGCAGTGGACGCCCTGCGCGCGGGCGGCTGCGCCGAGGTCGTCGTGGTGCTCGGTGCCGCCGCCGACCGTGCACGGCCGCACGTCCCGACCGCTCCCGACGTGCGGGTCGTCGTCGCCGAGGACTGGGCGGCCGGGCCGGGGGCGTCGCTCGCCGCGGGGCTGCGTGCCCTCGGCGACGAGGACACCTCCTGCGTCACCCTCGTCGACCTGCCGACGCTGCCCGCCGCGGTCGTCCGGCGCGTGCTCGGCCCCGGGTCGGACCGGGACGTCCTGCGGCGGGCGGTGTTCGGGGAGCGGCCGGGTCACCCGGTGCTCGTCGGTCCGGACCACCGCGCAGCGCTGCTCGCCGCGGTCACGGCGGACCCGGGGGACCGGAGCGCGGGCGTCTGGCTGCGGCGGGCCGGCGTGACGGGCGTCGACTGCGCCGACCTGTGGGACGGCGAGGACCGGGACCGGGACCGTGATGGTTCCGAGTGTCCCGTCCCATCGCAGCTGCCGTAG
- the pucL gene encoding factor-independent urate hydroxylase: MDTTATAAPVTTSVRLGANQYGKAEVRLVRVTRDTDRHEIEDLTVTTQLRGAALAESYTEGDNAKVVATDTQKNTVYAFAKEHGVGTPEDFLLRLGRHFATAFDWYDGSTLSAEQHAWERIAVDGREHDHSFVRSGRGTRTAVVQVDGDDVHVLAGVTDLTVLKSTGSEFHGFPRDGYTTLAETDDRILATSVTARWRYTPEAVAAGIDYDALYAGVLDRMLATFADLHSLALQQTLFAMGRTAIEAFPEIAEVRFSMPNKHHFLVDLAPFGLENPGEVFFAADRPYGLISGTVVRDGVAEAPAAWASVPAFV; the protein is encoded by the coding sequence ATGGACACCACCGCCACCGCAGCCCCCGTCACGACCTCCGTCCGCCTCGGCGCGAACCAGTACGGCAAGGCCGAGGTCCGACTCGTCCGGGTGACCCGCGACACCGACCGGCACGAGATCGAGGACCTCACCGTCACGACGCAGCTGCGGGGCGCGGCGCTCGCCGAGTCCTACACCGAGGGCGACAACGCGAAGGTCGTCGCCACGGACACGCAGAAGAACACCGTCTACGCCTTCGCGAAGGAGCACGGCGTCGGCACCCCCGAGGACTTCCTGCTCCGCCTCGGTCGGCACTTCGCGACGGCGTTCGACTGGTACGACGGCTCGACGCTGTCCGCCGAGCAGCACGCCTGGGAGCGCATCGCGGTCGACGGCCGGGAGCACGACCACTCGTTCGTCCGCTCGGGTCGGGGCACCCGCACCGCCGTGGTGCAGGTCGACGGCGACGACGTGCACGTGCTCGCCGGTGTCACCGACCTCACCGTCCTGAAGTCGACCGGCAGCGAGTTCCACGGCTTCCCCCGCGACGGCTACACGACCCTGGCCGAGACCGACGACCGGATCCTCGCGACCTCGGTCACCGCCCGCTGGCGGTACACGCCCGAGGCGGTCGCCGCCGGCATCGACTACGACGCCCTGTACGCCGGGGTCCTCGACCGGATGCTCGCGACCTTCGCGGACCTGCACTCGCTCGCGCTCCAGCAGACCCTGTTCGCGATGGGCCGCACCGCGATCGAGGCGTTCCCGGAGATCGCCGAGGTGCGCTTCTCGATGCCGAACAAGCATCACTTCCTCGTCGACCTCGCGCCGTTCGGCCTCGAGAACCCGGGCGAGGTGTTCTTCGCCGCGGACCGCCCCTACGGCCTGATCTCCGGCACGGTCGTGCGGGACGGGGTCGCCGAGGCCCCGGCCGCGTGGGCGTCGGTGCCCGCCTTCGTGTGA
- a CDS encoding XdhC family protein, which translates to MFELAPRLLAVLDGGDPVVVATAVAMSGSAPSGVGTSMAVLPGGQVVGTISGGCVEGSLFVTAEQVLADGVPVLERFGFDDDTDDPDAVWAPALRCGGRVEVLVRRIVPGDPVVDVLRRAASGVPTSLTVSLEPDTLGAVVTAPDGCRGRVFVERADARPRCIVVGAVEFAVAVTNAAAVLGHAVTVVDPRPVFLTDERFPAADERIVGWPTRVLEGLPIDASTVVVVLSHDERFDAAVIDLALRRGAGYVGAMGSRATHERRTAELRALGTPDLGRLRSPIGLDIGAETPAEMAVAIMAEVIAVRRGAPGGALAGGAGPIHRRAVAAG; encoded by the coding sequence ATGTTCGAACTGGCACCGCGCCTCCTGGCCGTGCTCGACGGCGGCGACCCCGTCGTCGTCGCGACGGCCGTCGCGATGTCCGGCAGCGCGCCCAGCGGGGTGGGGACGTCGATGGCCGTCCTGCCGGGCGGCCAGGTCGTCGGGACGATCTCCGGGGGCTGCGTCGAGGGGTCGCTGTTCGTGACCGCCGAGCAGGTGCTCGCGGACGGCGTGCCCGTGCTGGAGCGCTTCGGCTTCGACGACGACACGGACGACCCCGACGCGGTGTGGGCGCCGGCGCTCCGCTGCGGGGGCCGGGTCGAGGTCCTGGTGCGCCGGATCGTCCCCGGCGACCCCGTCGTGGACGTCCTGCGACGGGCGGCGTCGGGCGTGCCGACGTCGCTCACGGTCTCGCTCGAGCCCGACACGCTCGGTGCGGTCGTCACCGCGCCGGACGGGTGCCGCGGCCGGGTGTTCGTCGAGCGCGCCGACGCCCGGCCGCGGTGCATCGTCGTCGGGGCCGTGGAGTTCGCCGTCGCCGTGACGAACGCGGCGGCGGTGCTCGGGCACGCCGTGACCGTGGTCGACCCGCGGCCGGTGTTCCTGACCGACGAGCGCTTCCCCGCCGCGGACGAGCGCATCGTGGGGTGGCCGACGCGAGTGCTCGAGGGGCTGCCGATCGACGCGTCGACGGTGGTCGTGGTCCTCTCGCACGACGAGCGGTTCGACGCCGCGGTGATCGACCTCGCGCTCCGCCGCGGTGCCGGGTACGTGGGGGCGATGGGCTCCCGTGCGACGCACGAACGGCGGACGGCGGAGCTGCGCGCGCTCGGGACGCCGGACCTCGGGCGGCTGCGGTCCCCGATCGGGCTCGACATCGGCGCGGAGACCCCGGCCGAGATGGCGGTCGCGATCATGGCCGAGGTGATCGCCGTGCGTCGGGGTGCTCCGGGTGGGGCGCTCGCCGGCGGGGCGGGGCCGATCCACCGGCGGGCGGTGGCGGCGGGCTGA
- a CDS encoding molybdopterin-dependent oxidoreductase, translating to MRLTVDGTALETTPQPGQVLRTLLREHGVTAVKKGCDAGDCGACSVLLDGVPVHSCITPAHRLEGRTVTTAAGLGTAADPHPVQRAFAEAPGFQCGFCTAGYVVTASTLDDDQLTDRHRALKGNLCRCTGYRAIEDALDGVRNTACATAGDAVGTSVAAPAAMRIVTGDEEYTLDVRRTEALLHLAVLGSPHPHARVTAIDTSAAEALPGVHAVLTHRDDPGVLFSTGRHDSRLDDPDDTRVFDTVLRFRGQRVAAVVAESIRVAEQACALLRVSYEVLPSVHDVDAARRPGAPLLHGDKTTAEHRIAEPDRNVVAALHGGTGDLDGALAASAATVEGTWSTGRVSHAALETHATRGSLDRDGRLVLRTATQVPFLVRDEIAHVFGLDPARVRVVAGRVGGGFGGKQEMLTEDLVTLAVLRTGRTVQYEFSRRDEFTIAPTRHPMRVRVRLGADADGRLTAMHVDQTMDTGAYGNHGVGVMFHSVSESVAVYRCPVKRVDAESVYTNNLPSGAFRGYGLGQVVFAIESAMDELARRLDLDPFELRRRNVVVPGDPLVVTDPDEQDDLRWEGSYGLDQCLDLVEDALRAPLSEVPAMDGPVLDDSGDWAHGTGIALAAIATMPPRGHHAHASVEANADGRYRIGVGTAEFGNGTTTVHTQLVATALGTTPDRVDVHQSDTDAARYDTGAFGSAGVVVAGKALYAAALDLREQMTGRALTLVAARTPRAAVGPLGPAVAVLPDGVRVGDEFVGHAELLAEGPLVAHGSHDGTPRSLAFTVHGARVAVHRPTGEVRVLHSVQAVDAGTVLNPEQLRGQVEGGAAQAIGSTLYEEVVLDDDGRVTTDAFRSYRVPKISDVPRTDVRFAVTSDPLGPLGAKSMSEAPYNPVAPAVANAVRDALGVRPYRLPMTRDRVWALLQDAAVDRTDAGGA from the coding sequence ATGAGGCTCACCGTCGACGGCACCGCCCTCGAGACCACCCCGCAGCCCGGCCAGGTCCTCCGCACCCTGCTCCGCGAGCACGGCGTGACCGCGGTGAAGAAGGGCTGCGACGCCGGTGACTGCGGTGCCTGCTCGGTCCTGCTCGACGGCGTCCCCGTGCACTCCTGCATCACGCCCGCCCACCGGCTCGAGGGCCGCACGGTCACCACCGCCGCTGGCCTCGGCACCGCCGCCGACCCGCACCCCGTGCAGCGCGCGTTCGCCGAGGCGCCCGGCTTCCAGTGCGGGTTCTGCACCGCCGGGTACGTCGTCACGGCGTCGACGCTCGACGACGACCAGCTGACCGACCGGCACCGGGCGCTCAAGGGGAACCTGTGCCGGTGCACGGGGTACCGCGCGATCGAGGACGCCCTCGACGGGGTCCGCAACACCGCCTGCGCCACGGCCGGGGACGCCGTGGGGACCTCGGTCGCGGCACCCGCGGCGATGCGCATCGTCACCGGCGACGAGGAGTACACGCTCGACGTCCGCCGGACCGAGGCGCTCCTGCACCTCGCGGTCCTCGGCAGCCCGCACCCGCACGCCCGCGTCACCGCGATCGACACGAGCGCCGCCGAGGCGCTCCCGGGCGTGCACGCCGTGCTCACCCACCGGGACGACCCCGGTGTGCTGTTCTCCACCGGGCGGCACGACTCCCGGCTCGACGACCCCGACGACACCCGCGTGTTCGACACCGTCCTGCGGTTCCGCGGACAGCGCGTCGCGGCCGTCGTCGCGGAGAGCATCCGGGTCGCCGAGCAGGCCTGCGCCCTGCTCCGGGTCTCGTACGAGGTGCTGCCGAGCGTGCACGACGTCGACGCCGCTCGGCGTCCTGGCGCGCCGCTGCTGCACGGCGACAAGACCACCGCCGAGCACCGCATCGCCGAGCCCGACCGGAACGTCGTCGCCGCCCTGCACGGCGGGACCGGAGATCTGGATGGCGCGCTCGCCGCGTCCGCGGCGACGGTCGAGGGCACGTGGTCGACGGGTCGCGTCTCGCACGCCGCGCTCGAGACGCACGCGACCCGCGGGTCGCTGGACCGGGACGGGAGGCTCGTGCTGCGGACCGCCACGCAGGTCCCGTTCCTGGTGCGGGACGAGATCGCGCACGTCTTCGGTCTCGACCCGGCCCGGGTGCGCGTGGTCGCGGGGCGCGTGGGCGGCGGGTTCGGCGGCAAGCAGGAGATGCTCACCGAGGACCTCGTGACGCTCGCGGTGCTCCGCACCGGACGGACCGTGCAGTACGAGTTCAGCCGACGCGACGAGTTCACGATCGCGCCGACGCGGCACCCGATGCGCGTGCGGGTGCGGCTGGGCGCCGACGCGGACGGCCGGCTCACCGCGATGCACGTCGACCAGACGATGGACACGGGGGCGTACGGCAACCACGGCGTCGGCGTGATGTTCCACTCGGTCAGCGAGTCGGTCGCCGTGTACCGCTGCCCGGTCAAGCGGGTCGACGCCGAGTCCGTCTACACGAACAACCTGCCGTCCGGGGCGTTCCGCGGGTACGGCCTCGGGCAGGTCGTCTTCGCGATCGAGTCGGCGATGGACGAGCTCGCGCGCCGCCTCGACCTGGACCCCTTCGAGCTGCGCCGCCGGAACGTCGTGGTGCCGGGGGACCCTCTCGTCGTCACCGACCCCGACGAACAGGACGACCTGCGCTGGGAGGGCAGCTACGGCCTCGACCAGTGCCTGGACCTGGTCGAGGACGCCCTCCGCGCACCCCTGTCCGAGGTCCCCGCGATGGACGGGCCCGTGCTCGACGACTCCGGCGACTGGGCCCACGGGACCGGGATCGCCCTCGCCGCGATCGCCACGATGCCGCCCCGCGGACACCACGCGCACGCGTCCGTCGAGGCCAACGCCGACGGCCGCTACCGGATCGGGGTCGGCACGGCGGAGTTCGGCAACGGGACCACGACCGTGCACACCCAGCTCGTCGCCACGGCGCTCGGCACCACGCCCGACCGGGTCGACGTGCACCAGTCCGACACCGACGCCGCACGGTACGACACCGGAGCGTTCGGGTCGGCGGGGGTGGTCGTCGCGGGCAAGGCGCTGTACGCCGCCGCGCTCGACCTGCGCGAGCAGATGACCGGCAGGGCGCTCACGCTCGTCGCGGCCCGGACGCCGCGCGCCGCCGTCGGTCCGCTCGGCCCCGCGGTCGCCGTGCTGCCCGACGGGGTGCGGGTCGGCGACGAGTTCGTCGGGCACGCCGAACTGCTCGCCGAGGGACCGCTCGTCGCCCACGGCAGCCACGACGGCACCCCGCGCTCGCTGGCCTTCACGGTGCACGGCGCCCGGGTGGCGGTGCACCGGCCGACCGGTGAGGTCCGCGTGCTCCACAGCGTGCAGGCCGTCGACGCCGGCACGGTCCTGAACCCCGAGCAGCTGCGCGGACAGGTCGAGGGTGGTGCCGCGCAGGCCATCGGCTCGACGCTGTACGAGGAGGTCGTGCTCGACGACGACGGTCGGGTGACGACCGACGCGTTCCGCTCCTACCGGGTGCCGAAGATCTCCGACGTGCCGCGCACCGATGTCCGGTTCGCCGTCACCTCGGACCCGCTCGGACCGCTCGGCGCGAAGTCCATGAGCGAGGCGCCGTACAACCCCGTCGCGCCGGCGGTCGCGAACGCCGTGCGGGACGCCCTCGGCGTCCGGCCGTACCGCCTGCCGATGACGCGTGACCGGGTCTGGGCGCTCCTCCAGGACGCGGCCGTGGACCGGACCGACGCCGGGGGTGCGTGA
- a CDS encoding MMPL family transporter — translation MAGLLYRLGRFSARRHWLVIIAWIVIMGIAGLTFSLFQGSISSSITIPNTKTSQVQDELADKFPSANGGNGTIVFQTTDGKAFTDTQKADVKSFLDGLKDLDGVKGVRDGFTTQDQLDEQRQKITDGRKQIEDGRAQITSGQQQLDQQKAQLESGKQQIATAQQELDAKEAQAAAAGGAAATAAQAQLAQAQAQIDAQQQQITAGEQQITQAQQQIDENTKKLDTSEQELEQGSDLLDLSKDIRFVSSNGQSSIGTVQFTKSTYEVPQETKQAISDKAESAKIDGVAVYVSNDIAQGVPSILGPGEIVGVIIAALVLFLMLRTIIGAAIPLLSAVLGVGIASLASLSFSSLVEFISVTPVLGVMLGLAVGIDYSLFILNRHRTQLKAGMDVHESIGLANGTSGNAVVFAGTTVIVALLALNITGIPFLGLMGTVGAVAVLFAILIATSFTPALLSLLGMRILRRKERQRIGNTGSIRVPNKPMSTWRAVVTLVAGVLVLGVVAIPATQMRLGLPSGASESVDSSQYKAYKALDRDFGAGQNGPLLVVADLPKSVSEDDVTAREVTIGQAIAKNSDVQAVLPIGASKDRDIIAFQVKPAGGPDSISTERLVTDLREQTVSTDDGTVTLGVAGNASANIDVSEKLSNVLPLYLAVVVGLSLIILIVVFRSFLVPITATAGFILSVLASFGGLTAIYQFGWLGSVFGVHDPAPILSFLPIIEIGILFGLAMDYQLFLVSGMREAYAHGASAKVAVQRGLHAGRAVVTAAAIIMISVFAGFIFSDSSTIKPIGFGLAFGVLIDAFVVRMLLIPAVMHLLGKSAWWIPKWLDRILPDVDVEGASLERSHPTDGRGHGDAEHRGSHAADVAPDANPHEGHTPTHRA, via the coding sequence ATGGCCGGTCTCCTCTACCGTCTCGGACGGTTCTCCGCACGACGGCACTGGCTGGTGATCATCGCCTGGATCGTCATCATGGGCATCGCCGGGCTCACCTTCAGCCTGTTCCAGGGGTCGATCTCGTCGTCGATCACGATCCCGAACACCAAGACGAGCCAGGTGCAGGACGAGCTCGCCGACAAGTTCCCGTCGGCGAACGGCGGCAACGGGACGATCGTGTTCCAGACCACCGACGGCAAGGCCTTCACGGACACCCAGAAGGCCGACGTGAAGTCGTTCCTGGACGGGTTGAAGGACCTCGACGGGGTCAAGGGCGTCCGCGACGGGTTCACGACGCAGGACCAGCTCGACGAGCAGCGCCAGAAGATCACCGACGGTCGGAAGCAGATCGAGGACGGCCGCGCGCAGATCACGAGCGGACAGCAGCAGCTCGACCAGCAGAAGGCGCAGCTGGAGTCCGGCAAGCAGCAGATCGCGACCGCCCAGCAGGAGCTCGACGCGAAGGAGGCCCAGGCCGCCGCGGCCGGTGGTGCCGCAGCCACCGCGGCCCAGGCGCAGCTCGCCCAGGCGCAGGCGCAGATCGACGCCCAGCAGCAGCAGATCACCGCGGGCGAGCAGCAGATCACGCAGGCCCAGCAGCAAATCGACGAGAACACGAAGAAGCTCGACACGAGCGAGCAGGAGCTCGAGCAGGGCTCCGACCTGCTCGACCTGTCGAAGGACATCCGCTTCGTGTCGTCGAACGGCCAGTCGTCGATCGGCACCGTGCAGTTCACGAAGTCGACCTACGAGGTGCCGCAGGAGACCAAGCAGGCGATCTCGGACAAGGCCGAGTCGGCGAAGATCGACGGCGTCGCCGTGTACGTCTCGAACGACATTGCGCAGGGCGTGCCGTCCATCCTCGGCCCGGGTGAGATCGTCGGCGTCATCATCGCGGCGCTCGTGCTGTTCCTCATGCTCCGCACGATCATCGGCGCCGCGATCCCGCTGCTCTCCGCCGTGCTCGGCGTCGGGATCGCGTCGCTCGCCTCACTGTCGTTCTCGAGCCTGGTCGAGTTCATCTCGGTCACGCCCGTGCTGGGGGTGATGCTGGGCCTGGCGGTCGGCATCGACTACTCGTTGTTCATCCTGAACCGGCACCGGACACAGCTGAAGGCCGGCATGGACGTCCACGAGTCCATCGGGCTCGCGAACGGCACCTCCGGCAACGCCGTGGTGTTCGCGGGCACGACGGTCATCGTCGCCCTGCTCGCGCTGAACATCACCGGGATCCCGTTCCTCGGCCTGATGGGCACCGTCGGCGCGGTCGCGGTCCTGTTCGCCATCCTCATCGCGACCTCGTTCACCCCGGCGCTGCTCTCGCTGCTCGGCATGCGGATCCTGCGGAGGAAGGAGCGGCAGCGGATCGGCAACACGGGCTCGATCCGGGTGCCGAACAAGCCGATGTCGACCTGGCGCGCGGTCGTCACGCTCGTCGCCGGCGTCCTCGTGCTCGGCGTGGTCGCGATCCCGGCGACGCAGATGCGCCTCGGCCTGCCCTCGGGTGCGTCCGAGTCCGTCGACTCGAGCCAGTACAAGGCGTACAAGGCGCTCGACCGCGACTTCGGCGCCGGACAGAACGGCCCGCTGCTCGTCGTCGCCGACCTGCCGAAGTCGGTGTCGGAGGACGACGTCACCGCACGTGAGGTCACCATCGGCCAGGCGATCGCGAAGAACTCCGACGTGCAGGCCGTGCTGCCGATCGGCGCCTCGAAGGACCGCGACATCATCGCGTTCCAGGTGAAGCCCGCCGGCGGCCCGGACAGCATCTCGACCGAACGGCTCGTCACCGACCTGCGCGAGCAGACGGTGTCGACCGACGACGGCACGGTCACCCTCGGCGTCGCGGGCAACGCGAGCGCGAACATCGACGTGTCCGAGAAGCTCTCGAACGTGCTGCCGCTGTACCTGGCGGTCGTCGTCGGCCTGTCGCTGATCATCCTGATCGTGGTGTTCCGGTCGTTCCTCGTGCCGATCACCGCGACCGCCGGGTTCATCCTGTCCGTGCTCGCCTCGTTCGGCGGCCTGACCGCGATCTACCAGTTCGGCTGGCTCGGCTCCGTGTTCGGCGTGCACGACCCGGCGCCGATCCTGAGCTTCCTGCCCATCATCGAGATCGGCATCCTGTTCGGCCTGGCGATGGACTACCAGCTCTTCCTGGTGTCCGGCATGCGGGAGGCCTACGCCCACGGAGCCTCGGCGAAGGTCGCGGTCCAGCGCGGGCTGCACGCCGGCCGCGCGGTGGTCACGGCCGCCGCGATCATCATGATCTCGGTGTTCGCGGGCTTCATCTTCTCGGACTCCTCCACCATCAAGCCGATCGGCTTCGGGCTCGCGTTCGGCGTGCTGATCGATGCCTTCGTGGTCCGGATGCTCCTCATCCCGGCGGTGATGCACCTGCTCGGGAAGAGCGCCTGGTGGATCCCGAAGTGGCTCGACCGGATCCTGCCGGACGTCGACGTCGAGGGCGCGAGCCTGGAGCGCTCGCACCCGACGGACGGCCGCGGACACGGCGACGCCGAGCACCGCGGGTCGCACGCGGCGGACGTCGCCCCGGACGCGAACCCGCACGAGGGACACACGCCGACGCACCGCGCGTAG
- a CDS encoding TetR/AcrR family transcriptional regulator — MTISTDRRAALKAKHRAAILQAARDLVDEQGGRGFSVDDLAARADIARRTVFNHFASLDEVLLAVCEQELSVIIDRFLADMARTPIGDGSRASMFDELESAARGADLAPAIAGMYNILGDPGKEDPKAAVLTQTAFGRVTERLRDEVARRHPGADVLDTALLVDSLMSGIVVIAEHWLVHHGPELTPATLRAWDELLSRLVHSVRSGYMPAH; from the coding sequence GTGACCATCTCGACCGACCGCCGTGCCGCCCTCAAGGCGAAGCACCGTGCGGCGATCCTGCAGGCCGCACGCGACCTGGTCGACGAGCAGGGTGGACGCGGGTTCAGCGTCGACGACCTCGCCGCCCGGGCGGACATCGCCCGGCGCACCGTGTTCAACCACTTCGCCTCGTTGGACGAGGTCCTGCTCGCGGTGTGCGAGCAGGAACTGTCGGTGATCATCGACCGGTTCCTGGCGGACATGGCGCGCACGCCGATCGGCGACGGCAGCCGGGCCTCGATGTTCGACGAGCTCGAGTCCGCCGCGCGCGGTGCCGACCTCGCCCCCGCGATCGCCGGGATGTACAACATCCTGGGCGACCCCGGGAAAGAGGACCCGAAGGCCGCGGTGCTCACGCAGACCGCGTTCGGCCGGGTCACCGAGCGCCTGCGCGACGAGGTCGCAAGGCGGCACCCCGGCGCGGACGTCCTCGACACCGCCCTGCTCGTCGACTCCCTGATGAGCGGCATCGTCGTGATCGCCGAGCACTGGCTCGTCCACCACGGCCCCGAGCTCACCCCGGCGACCCTGCGCGCCTGGGACGAGCTGCTGAGCCGCCTCGTGCACAGCGTCCGCTCCGGCTACATGCCGGCGCACTGA
- a CDS encoding MarR family winged helix-turn-helix transcriptional regulator, which yields MTSTDVDPLALDRQLCFALTATSRSVIGLYRDLLDPMGLTHPQYLVMLALWEHDPRSVREIAGELRLDSATLSPLLKRLEASGYVRRARSTADERQLEVSLTTAGRALREQARAVPLAVADRLGWPLERLERLKDDLTELLGRIDALD from the coding sequence ATGACCTCGACCGACGTCGACCCGCTCGCGCTCGACCGCCAACTCTGCTTCGCCCTCACCGCGACGAGCCGGAGCGTGATCGGGCTCTACCGCGACCTGCTCGACCCGATGGGCCTGACGCACCCGCAGTACCTCGTGATGCTCGCCCTGTGGGAGCACGACCCCCGCTCGGTGCGCGAGATCGCCGGGGAGCTCCGCCTCGACTCGGCCACCCTCAGCCCGCTGCTCAAGCGGCTCGAGGCCTCCGGGTACGTCCGCCGGGCCCGGAGCACCGCCGACGAACGACAGCTCGAGGTGTCGCTCACCACCGCCGGCCGTGCCCTCCGGGAACAGGCGCGCGCGGTCCCCCTCGCCGTGGCGGACCGGCTGGGCTGGCCACTCGAACGGCTCGAGCGCCTGAAGGACGACCTGACCGAGCTGCTCGGTCGGATCGACGCCCTCGACTGA